From Palaemon carinicauda isolate YSFRI2023 chromosome 41, ASM3689809v2, whole genome shotgun sequence:
TTTCTTTCCATGCCTGTCTCACAGTCactaattttcagatttttttttccgttttttatttattttttattttttttctaacgatGGGAGCGTCCTCACACGGCTCCAATTAAAAGCTGTAACGAATTTCCCGTAAAAACATATTCTtttcaagcaagagagagagagagagagagagagagagagagagagagagagagagagagagagagagagagagagagagagagagagagagtgatggttGAAAGCACTAGTGGACGAAATGTCACGTGTGACATTAGTTTAAATACATAGTTTTTAGATAACCATGGACAACATATTTAAAGATGAAACACTGTACCCtgttggttacacacacacacacacacacacacacacacacacacacatatatatatatatatatatatatatataaaatcataaagaaATCATCTCCCTATGGACAGAACGAATTCGGTAATGAAATATATttgtgttctttaaaaaaaaaaaatcacgagtattagtggtaaaataccatataataataataatattattatcattattattattattattattattattattattattattattattattattattattattattattattattactagccaagctacagccctagttggaaaagcaagatgttacaagctcaaaggctccaacaagctaaaatatgtatttatatatatatatatatatatatatatatatatatatatatatatatatatatatatatgtgtgtgtgtgtgtgtgtgtgtgtgtgcatatatatatatatgtatatatatatatatatatatatatatatatatatatatatatatatatgtgtgtgtgtgtgtgtgtgtgtgtgcatgtatatataagttaCTTGCAATTTTTAATTATTCGAATCAAATTATTCCATTACAACATTTAATGATTTTCTTGAACTTCTACAACATGGTTTGTATTTAATATTCCCCATTTCCCCATATTCCAAAGCTATTTTCCCCACGGGAGTTTTTTAGTCGGCAGGTTaactcactatagtcaattctttttagtgaggcagatttgcaccgactggcaggggtgcccttttagcttgggaaagtttcctagtagctgattggttggaagtattttcgTCCGACCAATTAGCTATTAgtaatcttttccgagctaaaagggcatccctgcagtCACCAAGGaaaatcactatagtcaattctttttagtgaggcagaattgcactgactcgaaggggtgcccttttagcttggaaaagtttcttagTAACTGATTGGcctgaagtatttttgtccgaccaatcagctattaggaaacttttccgagctaaaagaacacCCTGCAGTCGCCAAGAGAactagctatagtcaattctttttagtgaggcagatttgcaccgactcaaaaAGTTTCCTAGTAACTGAttagtcggaagtatttttgtccgaccaatcagctattaggaaacttttccgagctaaaagggcacccatgcgagtcagtgcaattttGCCACACtaagaagaattgactatagtacgtaTAACCCTTTGGCATTTCGACTCTTCCCACGGAGTGATCATCTGGCCGATAACCGAACTGTGCTCACCAAAGGGATTTGAAACTACGAATTCCCTTTGTACTTCGTTAAGTGGTCATAGAGCGAGAGGATTACTCAGATGATCTCTCTAAATGAGGTCGCTAATATTCATGGACGTCATAGAAGGTGACCTTTGCTTGCAAAGGGGAGGGCGGATAGGGTCAAAGTTCATGTAGTGTTGTtagtgaaaaatatgaaaatgtgaatttattccctttttttttttgggtgcaATTGATACGCTAATTGATACACATTCTTTGGTTTGTATAACGGTATTTCGTttagttttaagttatttttaaaagTTCTGACGTAGTTCAATCTTCTTCACAtgtatttaattttgttaaatcaagttatatatatatatatatatatatatatatatagatatatatatatatatatatatatatatatatatatatatatatatgtatatatatatatatctatatctatatatatatatatatatatatatatatatatgtatgtatgtatatatgtaacttgattaaacaaaattaaatacatGTAAAGAAAACTGAACTACGTCAGAACTTTTCAAAATAACTTAAAACtagacgaaatatatatatatatatatatatatatatatatatatatatatatgtatatatatatatatatatatatatatatatatatatatatatatatatatatatatatatacacatatatatatatatatatatatatgtatatatattatatctatctatccatctatatatatatctatatactgtagatatatatatatatatatatatatatatatatatatatatatatatatatataaatatgtatatatatatatatatatatatatatatatatatatatatatatatataaaaaaaatctatatattttcaaaCTTCCATTCTGTGACAGGGGTACTGCAGTACTTGACACTACTGAACCTTTTATGAGCgccattttcatcattaaatgaattATTCATTCACTCGTACCATTAAATTAATTGCTGTCCGTCAGTCGCGAGCGAAGCATTCTGTAAATAATTGATCCTTTGTTGATTAActaagtgaaaataaataaataaataaattaaatgaattaatTGATAAATTTCAGTTTCAAATGTTAATTCTCTGAAATATTTCATGACGTTGGATTTGCAACGACTGAATGAGTGTTATTGTAACAtagataaatttaataaatttatagTCCACTATAGATactttttcatgtttaaatatttaaaggtcgctcatgaatagctgagGAAAGGGACAGGATAATGTTTTAGTGACggaccatatattatgatcagctactactactactactactactactactattattattattattattattattatttgctaagctacaatcctagttggaaaagtaggacgctataagcccatgagctccaacagggaaataataataatgataataataataatgataataataataataataataataataataataataataataataataataataataataataataataataataataataataataataataataataatggcgataaGTACGATAAAGACGAGAATGATAAAAACTATAATGGCATAATAATGACAACGGCAGCTATGGCAATAATAGTAtcagtaaataataatgaaaaaataacagtATCGATAGTAATATTGAAATACTAATTAAAGTAACTAAAtacttttttatagttatattagagatataacaacatttgaatacaataaaaatatgaacATTTTCATTTGATCTGTTTTTAATTTGACATGTTTCAATTCGTGTTAGTAAAGGAAATTAAAATCGCACAATTTATCATAACGTAGGTTTGAATGTTTTATGATTTATTCGTaattagtttttaataatttatcgAAGAGATTTAATCTGTTCGTACATAATTTAGCTGTAAGAAACAAACGagcaagatttattattattattattattattattattattattattattattattattattattattatcattattattattattattattattattaatatcatcattattattattattattattattattattattattattattattattattagctaagctataaccctagttatagcttagcaggatgctataagcccaagggctccaacaaggaaaaatagcccagtgaggagaggaaaaaggatataaatatactacaagagaagtaatgaacaatgaaaataagatatttgtagaacagtaacattaagatagatctttcaaatatattttataatatattttatatatttttatatatgtaattggtttatgctttatattatattttgtattttatattgttttatattttatattatgttttatattatattttataatttatattcttttatattttatatttttattgttttatattttatattatattttatattatatcttatattatattttatattttatatattttatatttcatattatattttatatcatagtttatatttaatatcatattttatattttatattttaattcacatttcataattttgaatttgtTGCTACGTGTTATTACTAATTTGCAATGCGAGATAACTGAACCGTTTACTATACATAAATTCTATCAATGTTAAATGTGTTTTGGATTGTTATTAATCTTTTGGATTACGTTCTGAGctgtttataatatttttataattttctcgcTAAGCGTCCTGTTTTTGTACTGCATTGCGTTTTActcataaattattatattattatatgtggTGAATGCTAATATTGACATTAATAAcaatacgactactactactactactactactactactagttctagttctactactactactactactactactactactaataataataataataataataataataataataataataataataataatactaataataataacaacaaattgttattattattattattattattgttgttgttgttgttgttgttattgttattattattattataataataataataataataataataataataataataatgataaaaataataataataataataataataataatagtagttataatcatatttattataacaataataaaaccagCTTCCATCAGATCTTTACCACTGCAGTGATTTCTACTTACACTTTTGTTATCTTATTATTCATCATTCCACTTCATTAGATTTCTCCCCTATTTTTCAGCATTTTCCTTTGCAGTTCTTTATCTTGTATTTTTCCAATTCGCCTTCAGTAACTCGGCTTTGCATTTCGCGGTTCGTGTAGCACTTCGAGGCTACCTGTTGTTGTTTGTTTCTGTAgtgaaactatttatatatatatatatatatatatatatttatttatatatgtatatatacacatatatatgtatatatatacatatatatgtatatatatatatatatatatatatatatatgtagatatgtatatatatacatatatatatatatatatatatacatatatatatatatgtaatatgtatatatatatatacgtatatgaaatatatatatatatatatatatatatatatatatatacatatatatatatatatatatatatatatacatatatatatatatatatatatatatatatatatatatatatatatatatatatgtatatgtctttccttctttcctgcCACGCTCAGAGGGCAAAGGGGAGTACTCATACCTTGAAGGGACGGAGCTACCCtcagaggtacactaggaaaccacactcatccacaaattgtcgaaccagaggattgtagttaggaaacagGGAAATGGGGAGTGGTAAGGATTCATTCTGCATTTATTtgtatatctattcaaatatttagacggcatttttgacggttcgggtacactagttttatttatttcatcagtcttttttcattttttcccagttTTATCTTGATTTATCCCaggcttttttctttttcattttcccgatttttttttatttttctgtgttttttcttttttcttagtacgtttttggctattttttttttatcttacccagattttttaattcttttcagttttattttttccccagttatttatttattctcaGTTTTATTTTCCCcagttgtatttttcctagttttttttttgtcCCAGTTTTATTTGTCCCAGTTTTATTTTTCCCAATTTTTATGTTCCAAGTTATTCATTTTTCCCAgttttttatttgttatgttttCTGTTCCTCTGAATATAGATAATCACAATACAGCCacactagacagagagagagagagagagagagagagagagagagagaggagagagagagagagagagagagagagagattttccgtcCATAGCTGGAAATGGGAGCCATGTATTTCCAATTCTCTCCCGTTTGCCTCCATGTGTTgttattaccctttttttttattgttttttatgtgtCTAAAAGTCGCCACTATTGTACGCGTTCATGGCTTCTCATTCGTTTCATTCCACGCTCTTTTATTGCTGTTTCTTTTTCTATGCTGCTTTATTGCCTGGTGTGATGGGTATtcttatgtttttattatatattttgagtttttttttttccatattttttttttgtttttcaatttttaattttttcgttttgatatgtttttttttatgtttttacctaattttgtttttcaacttatgtttttattatattttttttagttttttttatttatttgtttaaaaaaaattttttttcatgttttgatatatttttatttgtttctatgtttttacttaattttgtttttgttcttatgtttttattttatttttttatgtttttatttaatttctttggttcttatattttaatttaattgttttgttcctatgattttatttcattttttcttgtttttatttgttcttatatattttttttattcttatgttttaattttgtttattgtttttgtgttcttatatagtttatatatacaaaaattacgtcaatgttgttactgctcttaaaatattttattttgattgttaatgacttttcttgtcgttttttccttatttcctttcctcactgggctacttttcctatttggaacccttggcctaatagcatcctgctttaccaaatagggttgtagtttagcaaataataataataataataataataataataataataataataataataataataataataataataataataatagctcagcTAATCCATAAAGCAAACAATTATGTTTCCAACTTAGTTAAATAACAAATCAGAACTAGTGATTGTTTCACATTATTGTTTGTAATGAAATTATGAGAACATTTATTCCTAAATACCCGACAGAATTTTCTGTTACTATTTTTCTTTCTGGCTTTGTTAGTTTTCGCTTTTTCACATTTTGTATAACCTAACTCCTATAAGGACTTTACGTTGGGTGAGCTATAAGGGGTATGATAACTATCCACCtttgttatatacatacattcccacatatatatatgtatataatatatatatatatatatatatatatatatatatatatatatatatatatatgtatatatatatatataatatacacattatatatatgtataaatatacacatatacacacacacacacacacatatatatatatatatatatatatatatatatatatatatatatatatatatatatatatacccataagattataaatagttttaatagttttttatccttatgtatgtacgtatgtatgtatgtatgtatgtatgtatgtatacaattggcgaaatatatatatatatatatatatatatatatatatatatatatatatatatgtgtgtgtgtgtgtgtatgtgtatatatatatatatatacagtatatatatatatatatatatatatatatatatatatatatatagagagagagagagagagagagagagagagaggagagagagagagagagagagagagagagagagagagagacaatggtcGATACATTTCtgttctgtattttttttcctccaGGTCTTCCGATTCAATTTCTtccaatatatctaaatatatcgaaAGTGTTCATCTTATTCTTTTTTAGAATACGCTTTTCaagactttcaaaaaaaaaaaaaaaaaagagaaaatcagtGAAATTGCTAAATGCAGTTTCTAGTTGAGCGAACGTACGTTTCCAGATCCTCATATTGCAAGAGATTTTGCATACTTCTGCATAGGACACTTTAGCTGTgcggatttttttttcatagaggaaGAGCGGTTTTTAATTTCCCTTTTAGGAGCAAATGCAATTGCGAAATGTTTATGGGCGGGACGATATATgcttttaaaacatatatttctgtttattttactTCTTTCTGCGTTATATAGCTTGATGGTGAACTAATATAtgcttttaattcatatatttttcatgttctttacttctttcttcatcatataGCTTGGAGGTGAACCAACATATGCTTCTAAATCATATATTTCGATGTATTTTACTTCTTTCTGCGTCACATATCTTGGAGGTGAACCAATATATgcttttaaatcatatatttcgaGGTATTTTACTTCTTTCTGCGTCATATAGCTTGGAGGTGAATCAATGTATGCTTTTAAATCACATATTTCGATGTATTTTACTTCTATCTTCGTCATATAGCTTGGAGGTGAACCAATATATgcttttaaatcatatatttcgaTGTATTTTACTTTTTTCTGCGTCATATAGCTTGGAGGTGAACCAATATATgcttttaaatcatatatttcgaGGTATTTTACTTCTTTTTGCGCCATATAGCTTGGGGGTGAACCAATATATgcttttaaatcatatatttcgaTGTATTTTACTTCTTTCTGCGTCATATAGCTTGGAGGTGAACCAATATATGCTTTTAGATCACATATTTCGATGTATTGTACTTCTTTCTTCGTCATATAGCTTGGAGGTTGAACCAATATATGCTTTTAAATGATATATTTCGATGTGTTTTACTTCTTTCTGCGTCATATAGCTAGGAGGTGAacgaaaatatgcttttaaatcatatatttcgaTGTATTTTACTTCTTTCTGCGTCATATAGCTTTGAGGTGAACCAATATATgcttttaaatcatatatttcgaTGTGTTTTACTTTCTTCGGCGTCATATAGCTTGGAGGTGCATAAATACATGctttaaaatcataaattttttatgtattttacttcTTCGTCATATAGCTTGGAGGTTGAACCAATATATgcttttaaatcatatattttattatgtattttactTCTTCGTCATATAGCTTGGAGGTTGAACCTATATATGCTTTTAAatcatatgtttttatgtattttacttCTTCTGAATCATAATAGCGTGGAGGTGAACCAACATATGCTTCTAAATCATATATTTCGATGTATTTTACTTCTTTCTGCGTCACATATCTTGGAGGTGAACCAATATATGCTTTTAAATCGTATATTTCGATGTATTTTGCTTCTTTCTGCATCATATAGCTTGGAGGTGAACCAATATATGCTTttacatcatatatttatttctttttgtgtttTACTTCTTTCTTCGTCATATAGCTTAGAGTTGAACCAATATATGCTTTTAAGTCATATATTTCgatgtattttatttctttcttcgtCATATAGGTTGGAGGTGAATTAATATATGCTTTTGAATCATATATTTCGATGTATTTTACCTCTCCAAGTATCATATAGCTTGGAGATTGAACCAACATATGTTTTTAAATcacatatttctatgtatattaCGTCTTTTTGCATTATATAACTTGGAGTTTGAACCAACATATGCTTTTAAATCTTATACTTCTATGCATTTTATCTATTTTACCTCTCTCGGTACCATATAGCGTGGAGATGAACCAACATATATTTGTAAGTTACATATTTTTATGTCTTTCGAATCTGACTGTATCATATAATATCactgatatactgcatatatgataAAGGACATATAGCATGGACATA
This genomic window contains:
- the LOC137632434 gene encoding CD209 antigen-like, giving the protein MTKKEVQYIEICDLKAYIGSPPSYMTQKEVKYIEIYDLKAYIGSPPSYMAQKEVKYLEIYDLKAYIGSPPSYMTQKKVKYIEIYDLKAYIGSPPSYMTKIEVKYIEICDLKAYIDSPPSYMTQKEVKYLEIYDLKAYIGSPPRYVTQKEVKYIEIYDLEAYVGSPPSYMMKKEVKNMKNI